The proteins below are encoded in one region of Gammaproteobacteria bacterium:
- a CDS encoding group II intron reverse transcriptase/maturase, giving the protein MSVPSIDRETWTTKLERLGKRAEADKQEVFNNLGHIIDKQLLQSMYQQMDGKKSVGIDGMNKERYGRRLSENLDRLIRRIRNGTYYPKPSRITEIPKDDGSKRPLAIACFEDKLVQAAVSEILTRIYEPLFLPCSYGFRRGRSCHDALRALMKSTYPCWNGAVVEIDICKYFTSIPHKELSNILQKKITDKGFLRLIDKLATAPVLENGVTTMNTKGCPQGSILSPILANIYLHEVIDVWFDEIRKRHFKGVTDEVRYVDDMVFAFENYIEAKRFFEVLPKRLNKYGLEMHIDKSRLIRSGQNEAQQAHRKGERIPTYQFLGFTVYWGLARNGKWWRMKFTSRRDRFTTKLKGLKSFLKSELTTKDTMGVLKKVARTVVGWLNYHAISDNERRVKQFIEISKQCIKKWINRRGRKRPMNWKKLNALLDRVNYPKTWKTISLFGNAC; this is encoded by the coding sequence GTGTCTGTACCCAGCATTGACAGAGAAACATGGACAACGAAACTTGAACGCTTAGGCAAGCGGGCAGAAGCTGATAAACAAGAAGTGTTCAATAATCTTGGACACATTATTGATAAGCAACTGCTCCAAAGTATGTACCAACAGATGGATGGAAAGAAGTCTGTAGGCATAGATGGTATGAACAAAGAACGATACGGAAGGCGGCTGAGTGAAAACTTAGATAGGCTCATCCGGCGAATACGCAATGGCACCTACTACCCCAAACCTTCCCGAATCACAGAAATTCCCAAAGATGACGGAAGTAAGAGACCCTTAGCGATAGCTTGTTTCGAAGATAAGTTAGTGCAAGCGGCAGTCAGCGAGATTCTAACCCGAATCTACGAGCCACTGTTCCTACCTTGCTCCTACGGGTTTCGACGAGGTCGAAGCTGCCATGATGCGCTGCGTGCTTTAATGAAATCTACATATCCGTGCTGGAATGGAGCCGTTGTCGAAATAGACATCTGTAAGTATTTCACTTCAATTCCACACAAGGAACTGAGTAACATCCTACAGAAGAAAATTACAGACAAGGGTTTCTTGAGATTGATTGACAAACTGGCAACAGCTCCTGTGTTAGAAAATGGGGTTACTACCATGAATACCAAAGGCTGCCCACAGGGTTCAATTTTATCTCCGATTCTAGCAAACATCTATCTTCACGAAGTGATTGACGTCTGGTTCGACGAAATCAGGAAGCGACACTTTAAAGGAGTAACGGATGAAGTAAGGTATGTTGATGATATGGTTTTCGCCTTTGAAAACTATATCGAGGCAAAACGGTTCTTTGAAGTACTTCCAAAACGGTTGAATAAATATGGACTGGAAATGCATATCGATAAGTCCCGACTGATTCGGTCAGGCCAAAACGAAGCACAACAAGCTCATAGGAAAGGAGAACGCATTCCGACTTATCAGTTTCTTGGCTTCACAGTCTATTGGGGGCTAGCGAGAAATGGAAAGTGGTGGCGAATGAAATTTACCAGCCGCAGAGACCGTTTCACAACTAAACTCAAGGGATTAAAATCTTTCTTAAAAAGTGAACTCACGACAAAAGATACTATGGGTGTACTTAAAAAAGTAGCACGTACGGTGGTGGGTTGGCTGAATTATCATGCAATATCAGATAATGAAAGACGGGTGAAGCAATTTATAGAGATAAGTAAGCAATGTATAAAGAAATGGATTAACCGCCGAGGAAGGAAAAGACCCATGAATTGGAAGAAACTCAATGCCCTGCTTGACAGGGTTAATTATCCTAAAACATGGAAAACCATCTCTTTGTTTGGTAACGCTTGCTGA